Proteins co-encoded in one Actinomadura luteofluorescens genomic window:
- a CDS encoding phenylacetate--CoA ligase family protein, whose amino-acid sequence MFDPKAEAMSLDERAALQRHRVWGLVDRLLAAGGVQGRRLKEAGVGRGADVTLAGLRDLPFTTKQDLWDHYPFGMLAVPRDQVAAVHGSSGTRGRPTLVAYTRADLDLWAAMCARSLSCAGASPGSIVHNAYGYGLFTGGIGIHQGAVALGATVVPMSGGMTDRQVRMLADLRPDILTCTPAYALRLGEAVAEAGVDVTSLKAGLFGAEPWSEELRTAIEDVLPIKAMDVYGLSEIIGPGVATECLEQDGLHVNEDHFIVEAVDPATGVPVEDGVPGELVFTTPTKQALPLLRYRTGDIASLTRGECPCGRTLVRMSKILGRADDMIVVRGVNVYPSEVERVLLGSGLVRPHYQLVVDRRSPAARLLVVCEALSGDPEAALVHALYETLGLTAEVAVLPGGTVPRVEVGKAVRVVTWEDGDPPLPGLG is encoded by the coding sequence ATGTTCGACCCGAAGGCCGAGGCGATGTCCCTCGACGAGCGCGCCGCGCTGCAGCGGCACCGGGTGTGGGGGCTGGTGGACCGGCTCCTCGCGGCCGGCGGCGTGCAGGGGCGGCGGCTCAAGGAGGCCGGGGTCGGGCGCGGGGCCGACGTGACGCTCGCCGGGCTGCGGGACCTCCCGTTCACCACCAAGCAGGACCTCTGGGACCACTACCCGTTCGGGATGCTCGCCGTGCCGCGCGACCAGGTCGCCGCCGTGCACGGGTCCAGCGGGACGCGGGGGCGCCCGACGCTCGTCGCCTACACCAGGGCCGACCTCGACCTGTGGGCGGCGATGTGCGCGCGCTCCCTGTCGTGCGCCGGGGCGTCGCCGGGCAGCATCGTCCACAACGCCTACGGGTACGGGCTGTTCACCGGCGGGATCGGCATCCACCAGGGGGCCGTCGCGCTCGGCGCGACCGTGGTGCCGATGTCGGGCGGCATGACCGACCGGCAGGTGCGCATGCTCGCCGACCTGCGCCCCGACATCCTCACCTGCACCCCCGCGTACGCGCTCCGGCTGGGGGAGGCCGTCGCCGAGGCCGGGGTCGACGTGACGTCGCTGAAGGCCGGGCTCTTCGGCGCCGAGCCGTGGTCGGAGGAGTTGCGCACCGCCATCGAGGACGTCCTGCCGATCAAGGCGATGGACGTGTACGGCCTGTCGGAGATCATCGGGCCCGGGGTGGCCACCGAATGCCTGGAGCAGGACGGGCTGCACGTCAACGAGGACCACTTCATCGTCGAGGCCGTCGATCCCGCCACCGGCGTCCCCGTCGAGGACGGCGTCCCGGGCGAGCTCGTCTTCACCACCCCCACCAAGCAGGCGCTGCCGCTGCTGCGCTACCGGACGGGCGACATCGCGTCCCTCACCCGCGGCGAATGCCCCTGCGGACGAACGCTCGTGCGGATGAGCAAGATCCTCGGCCGCGCCGACGACATGATCGTCGTCCGGGGTGTGAACGTGTACCCGAGCGAGGTCGAGCGGGTCCTGCTCGGCTCCGGGCTCGTCCGGCCGCACTACCAGCTCGTCGTGGACCGGCGCAGCCCCGCCGCGCGGCTCCTGGTCGTCTGCGAGGCCCTCTCCGGCGACCCCGAGGCCGCCCTCGTCCACGCCCTGTACGAGACGCTCGGCCTCACCGCCGAGGTCGCGGTCCTGCCCGGGGGCACCGTGCCGAGGGTCGAGGTGGGCAAAGCCGTCCGCGTCGTGACCTGGGAGGACGGCGACCCGCCGCTGCCCGGCCTCGGCTGA
- a CDS encoding M48 family metallopeptidase, whose translation MTENTPDRARTRFPGISSRAYEHPADRSALVALRSLSGFDVVLRKLSGLVNERSLRLMFLGGTVRVGEDQFRHIYDMVRDASYILDMPEVPELYVRQDPTPNAMALGSDHPFIVMNTGLIDLLDEEELRFVVGHEVGHILSGHAVYQTMMQILLQLGARLAWLPLGNVGIAAIIIGLREWFRKAELSSDRAGLLAGQDLDAAKRVNMKLAGGTRLGEMSAEAFLQQAREYDAAGDVRDGLLKFMNLLGQSHPFAVIRFAEIDRWARSGEYDRILAGDYARRDDDGSASVRDGIKEAAQSYRESWERTADPFVGKVRDMADAAAGAAGGLFDRFTRRDNGPTSGS comes from the coding sequence ATGACGGAGAACACACCGGATCGAGCACGTACGCGGTTCCCGGGGATCAGTTCCCGGGCCTACGAACACCCGGCGGACCGTTCGGCGCTCGTGGCGCTGCGCTCGCTCTCCGGGTTCGACGTCGTGCTGCGCAAGCTGTCGGGGCTGGTCAACGAGCGGTCGCTGCGGCTGATGTTCCTCGGCGGGACGGTGCGCGTCGGGGAGGACCAGTTCCGCCACATCTACGACATGGTCCGCGACGCCTCCTACATCCTGGACATGCCGGAGGTTCCCGAGCTCTACGTCCGGCAGGACCCGACGCCGAACGCGATGGCGCTCGGGTCCGACCATCCGTTCATCGTGATGAACACCGGCCTGATCGACCTGCTGGACGAGGAGGAGCTGCGCTTCGTCGTCGGGCACGAGGTCGGGCACATCCTGTCCGGGCACGCGGTGTACCAGACGATGATGCAGATCCTGCTGCAGCTCGGGGCGCGGCTGGCGTGGCTGCCGCTCGGCAACGTCGGGATCGCGGCGATCATCATCGGGCTGCGCGAGTGGTTCCGGAAGGCGGAGCTGTCGTCGGACCGGGCCGGGCTGCTCGCCGGGCAGGACCTCGACGCGGCCAAGCGGGTGAACATGAAGCTCGCGGGCGGGACGCGGCTCGGCGAGATGAGCGCCGAGGCGTTCCTGCAGCAGGCGCGCGAGTACGACGCGGCCGGCGACGTGCGGGACGGGCTGCTGAAGTTCATGAACCTGCTCGGGCAGTCGCACCCGTTCGCGGTGATCCGGTTCGCCGAGATCGACCGGTGGGCGCGCAGCGGCGAGTACGACCGCATCCTGGCCGGGGACTACGCGCGCCGGGACGACGACGGCAGCGCGTCGGTCCGCGACGGGATCAAGGAGGCCGCCCAGTCGTACCGCGAGTCGTGGGAGCGGACGGCCGACCCGTTCGTGGGCAAGGTCCGCGACATGGCCGACGCGGCGGCGGGGGCGGCCGGCGGGCTGTTCGACCGGTTCACCCGGCGCGACAACGGGCCCACGTCCGGCAGCTGA
- a CDS encoding DUF1360 domain-containing protein — MNGVVDTARRQKEEYAAGEDRPLGSYLGTLAVYALTTGTLALLGRRLRDRAPAIGLADLALMTITTHKASRLITKDPVTSPLRAPFTRYSGTAGPAELSEEVRGKGVRHAVGELITCPFCTSQWVATAYAAGLVFAPDATRLAGATMTAVAGSDWLQLAYARLQNSAEG, encoded by the coding sequence ATGAACGGGGTCGTCGACACCGCGCGCAGGCAGAAGGAGGAGTACGCCGCCGGGGAGGACCGGCCGCTCGGCTCCTACCTCGGCACGCTCGCTGTCTACGCCCTCACGACGGGGACGCTGGCGCTGCTCGGCCGCCGTCTCCGCGACCGCGCCCCCGCGATCGGTCTCGCCGACCTGGCGCTGATGACGATCACGACGCACAAGGCGTCCCGGCTGATCACGAAGGACCCGGTGACGAGCCCCCTGCGCGCCCCGTTCACCCGCTACTCGGGGACGGCCGGCCCGGCCGAGCTGTCGGAGGAGGTGCGCGGCAAGGGGGTCCGGCACGCCGTCGGCGAGCTGATCACCTGCCCGTTCTGCACCTCCCAGTGGGTCGCGACGGCGTACGCGGCGGGCCTGGTGTTCGCCCCGGACGCGACCCGTCTCGCCGGTGCCACGATGACCGCGGTCGCCGGCTCGGACTGGTTGCAGCTCGCCTACGCGCGGCTCCAGAACTCCGCCGAAGGCTGA
- the rsfS gene encoding ribosome silencing factor yields the protein MTASERAAQLVRIAAEAAGDKLADDILAYDVSEQLVITDAFLLCSAPNDRQVRAIVDEVEKRLREEAEAKPVRREGEREGRWVLLDYADIIVHIQHEEDRMFYALERLWKDCPLIDLPESVTAHQAQRARAVGSPSE from the coding sequence GTGACCGCATCCGAGAGGGCGGCGCAGCTCGTCCGGATCGCCGCCGAGGCGGCGGGCGACAAGCTGGCCGACGACATCCTTGCCTACGACGTGAGCGAGCAGCTCGTCATCACCGACGCGTTCCTGCTCTGCTCGGCCCCCAACGACCGGCAGGTCCGCGCCATCGTGGACGAGGTCGAGAAGCGCCTGCGCGAAGAGGCCGAGGCCAAGCCCGTCCGCCGCGAGGGCGAACGCGAGGGCCGCTGGGTCCTGCTGGACTACGCCGACATCATCGTGCACATCCAGCACGAAGAAGACCGCATGTTCTACGCCCTCGAACGGCTCTGGAAAGACTGCCCCCTCATCGACCTGCCGGAAAGCGTCACCGCCCACCAGGCCCAGCGCGCCCGCGCCGTCGGGAGCCCCAGTGAGTGA
- a CDS encoding ABC transporter permease, protein MTAITVDSRPSAAEPPARISMKRTLRHGLTLAWRNVAQLRHSPEKLLDTTLMPIVFLLLFLYVFGGAVAGDTHSYLQKLLPGLVAQMAMFATMGLGTALNEDIHKGVFDRFRSLPIARSAPLLGTVLGDTVRFITVMTVLVGFGSVLGFRFHTDPLSVLAAFALAYVFYLAVCWISVLVGLVAPTPETVQGLAFIWVMPLTFGSSILVPDTSTMPGWLEAWTKVNPVTHLAESVRALTVGGPIGNHAWYTLAWAAGIVLVTFPLAMRMYSRRA, encoded by the coding sequence ATGACCGCCATCACCGTCGACAGCCGTCCGTCCGCCGCGGAGCCGCCCGCGCGCATCAGCATGAAGCGGACCCTGCGGCACGGGCTGACGCTGGCGTGGCGCAACGTCGCCCAGTTGAGGCACTCGCCGGAGAAGCTGCTGGACACGACGCTCATGCCGATCGTGTTCCTGCTGCTGTTCCTGTACGTGTTCGGCGGCGCGGTGGCCGGCGACACGCATTCCTACCTGCAGAAGCTGCTCCCGGGGCTCGTCGCGCAGATGGCGATGTTCGCCACGATGGGGCTCGGGACGGCGCTGAACGAGGACATCCACAAGGGAGTGTTCGACCGGTTCCGGAGCCTTCCGATCGCCCGTTCGGCGCCGCTGCTCGGGACGGTCCTCGGGGACACGGTCCGGTTCATCACCGTGATGACGGTGCTCGTCGGGTTCGGGTCGGTCCTCGGGTTCCGGTTCCACACCGATCCGCTGTCGGTGCTGGCGGCGTTCGCGCTGGCGTACGTGTTCTACCTGGCGGTCTGCTGGATCTCCGTGCTCGTGGGGCTGGTCGCCCCGACGCCGGAGACGGTGCAGGGGCTGGCGTTCATCTGGGTGATGCCGCTGACGTTCGGCAGCAGCATCCTCGTGCCGGACACGTCCACGATGCCGGGCTGGCTGGAGGCCTGGACGAAGGTCAACCCGGTCACGCACCTGGCGGAGTCGGTGCGGGCGCTGACCGTCGGCGGCCCGATCGGGAACCACGCCTGGTACACGCTCGCCTGGGCCGCGGGGATCGTCCTGGTGACGTTCCCGCTGGCCATGCGCATGTACTCGCGGAGAGCATGA
- a CDS encoding histidine phosphatase family protein, which yields MSDARPAREPGRRRLVLWRHGQTAWNVERRFQGKTDIPLDETGIEQARRAARLLAGLRPTALLSSPLRRAADTAQALAEVTGLPVGYDRDLIERDGGAWEGLTSREIRERYPVEHAAWQPPGGETSAQVAKRVGAALERALDDLPPTGQLVVASHGAALRLGMSHLIGLPEEVWERLGGLSNCCWSVITEMRDGGWRLAEHNAGTLPEPVLSDDRPDAGA from the coding sequence GTGAGTGACGCCCGCCCGGCCCGCGAACCGGGCAGACGCCGCCTCGTCCTCTGGCGCCACGGCCAGACCGCATGGAACGTCGAACGCCGCTTCCAGGGCAAGACCGACATCCCCCTCGACGAGACGGGCATCGAGCAGGCCCGGCGCGCCGCCCGGCTCCTCGCCGGCCTCCGCCCCACCGCGCTGCTCTCCTCACCGCTGCGCCGCGCAGCCGACACCGCCCAAGCCCTCGCCGAAGTCACCGGACTGCCCGTCGGCTACGACCGCGACCTCATCGAACGCGACGGCGGCGCCTGGGAAGGCCTCACCTCCCGCGAAATCCGCGAACGCTACCCCGTCGAGCACGCCGCCTGGCAGCCGCCCGGCGGCGAGACCAGCGCCCAGGTCGCCAAACGGGTCGGCGCCGCCCTCGAACGCGCCCTCGACGACCTGCCGCCCACCGGCCAGCTCGTCGTCGCCTCCCACGGCGCCGCACTCCGCCTCGGCATGTCCCACCTCATTGGCCTCCCCGAAGAAGTCTGGGAACGCCTCGGCGGCCTCTCCAACTGCTGCTGGTCCGTCATCACCGAAATGCGCGACGGCGGCTGGCGCCTCGCCGAACACAACGCCGGCACCCTCCCCGAACCCGTCCTCAGCGACGACCGCCCCGACGCCGGCGCCTGA
- a CDS encoding baeRF2 domain-containing protein: MDLAFLKTLYQKPGPYASVYADLTRTTEDASKAAELRWRALRSELEARNTPDATLRAVERTIQDDLELRRSEGIVIFAADGEVVHTERLPGPPRGTRATLGPLPDVLPYLAERGERFPHLLAVVDRRGGTIDCVTADGRRERIDVDGDEDYPIRKVKAGDWNQSRFQRSSENVWKLNAKKVAHEIDRAAERCGAEAVVIAGDTRARTAVLEEVSDHVLEHTVEADKNTTVDDPDLDAELRRLLRLKSTERIMTVAERFDRELANGQRAVSGLDATTEAVRQARVETLLLADEPDSQARLWVGPDPSQVATTAEELREEFGVSDPREERADAALVRAAAATDGELVVLPSDGPAPALQVGAVLRFTA, from the coding sequence ATGGATCTGGCATTCCTCAAAACGCTGTACCAAAAGCCGGGACCGTACGCGTCGGTGTACGCCGACCTCACCCGGACCACCGAGGACGCGTCCAAGGCCGCGGAGCTGCGGTGGCGGGCGCTGCGATCGGAGCTGGAGGCCCGGAACACGCCGGACGCCACGCTCCGCGCGGTCGAGCGGACCATCCAGGACGACCTGGAACTGCGCCGCTCCGAAGGCATCGTGATCTTCGCGGCGGACGGCGAGGTGGTGCACACCGAGCGCCTTCCCGGCCCGCCCCGCGGCACGCGCGCCACCCTCGGCCCGCTCCCCGACGTCCTCCCCTACCTCGCCGAGCGCGGCGAGCGGTTCCCGCACCTGCTCGCGGTCGTCGACCGGCGCGGCGGCACGATCGACTGCGTCACCGCCGACGGCAGGCGCGAGCGCATCGACGTGGACGGGGACGAGGACTACCCCATCCGCAAGGTCAAGGCGGGCGACTGGAACCAGTCCCGTTTCCAGCGCTCCTCGGAGAACGTCTGGAAGCTCAACGCCAAGAAGGTCGCCCACGAGATCGACAGGGCCGCGGAACGCTGCGGCGCCGAGGCCGTCGTGATCGCCGGTGACACCCGCGCGCGGACGGCCGTCCTGGAGGAGGTCTCGGACCACGTCCTGGAGCACACCGTCGAGGCGGACAAGAACACCACGGTCGACGACCCGGACCTCGACGCCGAACTGCGGCGTCTCCTGCGACTGAAGTCCACCGAGCGCATCATGACCGTGGCGGAGCGGTTCGACCGGGAACTCGCGAACGGGCAGCGCGCCGTCTCCGGACTGGACGCGACGACGGAGGCCGTGCGCCAGGCCCGGGTGGAGACGCTCCTGCTGGCGGACGAACCGGACTCGCAGGCGCGGCTGTGGGTCGGCCCCGACCCGTCCCAGGTCGCCACCACCGCCGAGGAGCTGCGCGAGGAGTTCGGCGTCTCCGACCCCCGTGAGGAACGCGCCGACGCCGCCCTGGTGAGAGCGGCCGCGGCGACGGACGGCGAACTGGTCGTCCTGCCTTCGGACGGCCCGGCCCCGGCCCTGCAGGTGGGCGCCGTCCTGCGCTTCACCGCCTGA
- a CDS encoding BTAD domain-containing putative transcriptional regulator, with the protein MRIGILGPLDVRDAAARPVEVAGRRLRALLVRLAAEAGRPVSAERLLDDLWEGSPPGGNALQALVSRLRGVAGRDMVEHGPAGYRLGIDPAEIDAVAFERAVAAARAEPDPGARADGLRAALALWRGSALADVADSDFAHPTIVRLEELRLAAVEDRVDAEIAAGLPVPPVAELEPLAAAHPLRERLRGQLMRALYAAGRQADALEVYEETRRALADRLGVDPSPELAAVHLSILRREATAPPPEPASAVPRPARSNLPAQLTSFVGREEESQRVGKLLRETRLVTLTGPGGAGKTRLAGESAAALLDEMPDGVWFVPLAPVSDPGDVVQAVLSALAVPENVRPAETRAVVRPLDRLTDFLATRRTVLVLDNCEHLIDAVARLVDHVVAHADGVRVLATSREPLGITGESLCPVPSLPLPAEDDADPADALGYASVQLFADRAAAVRPGFAVDAGSVADVVAICRALDGIPLAIELAAARLRSLTPGQVAARLGDRFRLLTGGSRTALPRHRTLRAVVDWSWDLLDETERAVLRRLAVFAGGATPEAAVRVCGLDAPDAPDPQDVIDVIAALIDKSLVMADGDTDVRYRLLETVRVYAAERLEEAGETRRVRDAHAAYLVEFAERAEPELRRHDQLVWSARLAAERENITVVFRHVTEVGDVEAALRLVGALVWFWILRDMERESGGWTVAVRDMAGGAAPPGLEEQYAISVVAAAMVTEMTRESGPTQESLRRAMSDAAAAVPPVPMHPLLALAETGASMFGGDMAEVRRSLGRIRDHADPWVRAVVRVILAHMGINHGEIDDAAEQAADGYARFRELGDRFGMIVGLSGMMQTAMARGDLVEAVRLGEEAHGYATGGVSPEQGSALLAQLAWARARQGEIERARADLERAMAQSERIGELADAANSSLMLCEIALLEGDREAAHGHADRACAWVESRGHRPDFAQTARRTFSRLGCLAEEDGDLEAAKRRHVQALGDLPNDALMGNPTVAALVEGAAAYAAARGEHIRAAELLGTAHNLLGYRDAANYEVCRTLPLVSGVLGEEAFAAAYERGRLVTRDEVFEQADGLVTSI; encoded by the coding sequence GTGCGCATCGGCATCCTGGGACCGCTCGACGTGCGGGACGCGGCCGCGCGGCCCGTCGAGGTCGCGGGCCGCAGGCTGCGCGCCCTCCTCGTACGGCTGGCGGCCGAGGCGGGCCGTCCCGTGTCGGCCGAGCGGCTGCTGGACGACCTGTGGGAGGGCTCCCCGCCCGGCGGGAACGCGCTCCAGGCGCTCGTGTCCCGGCTGCGCGGCGTCGCCGGGCGGGACATGGTCGAGCACGGCCCGGCGGGCTACCGGCTCGGGATCGACCCCGCCGAGATCGACGCGGTCGCGTTCGAGCGCGCGGTCGCCGCCGCCCGCGCCGAGCCGGACCCCGGCGCGCGGGCGGACGGCCTGCGCGCGGCGCTCGCGCTGTGGCGCGGCTCCGCCCTCGCCGACGTCGCCGACAGCGATTTCGCCCACCCGACCATCGTGCGGCTGGAGGAACTGCGGCTCGCCGCCGTGGAGGACCGCGTCGACGCCGAGATCGCCGCCGGGCTCCCCGTCCCGCCGGTCGCCGAGCTGGAGCCCCTCGCCGCCGCGCACCCGCTGCGCGAGCGGCTGCGCGGCCAGCTGATGCGCGCCCTGTACGCGGCGGGACGCCAGGCCGACGCCCTGGAGGTGTACGAGGAGACGCGGCGCGCCCTCGCCGACCGGCTCGGCGTCGACCCGTCCCCGGAGCTCGCCGCCGTCCACCTGTCGATCCTCCGGCGGGAGGCGACGGCCCCGCCGCCCGAGCCGGCATCCGCCGTCCCGCGGCCCGCCCGCTCCAACCTGCCCGCGCAGCTCACCAGCTTCGTGGGACGGGAGGAGGAGTCGCAGCGGGTCGGCAAGCTGCTCCGCGAGACCCGCCTGGTCACCCTCACCGGCCCCGGCGGCGCCGGCAAGACGCGGCTGGCCGGCGAGAGCGCCGCCGCGCTCCTCGACGAGATGCCGGACGGCGTGTGGTTCGTCCCGCTCGCGCCGGTCAGCGACCCGGGCGACGTCGTGCAGGCGGTGCTGTCGGCGCTGGCGGTCCCCGAGAACGTCCGGCCCGCCGAGACCCGCGCCGTGGTGCGGCCCCTCGACCGGCTCACCGACTTCCTCGCCACCCGGCGCACCGTGCTCGTCCTCGACAACTGCGAGCACCTCATCGACGCCGTCGCCCGGCTCGTCGACCACGTCGTCGCGCACGCCGACGGCGTCCGCGTCCTCGCGACCAGCCGCGAACCGCTCGGCATCACCGGCGAATCGCTGTGCCCTGTGCCGTCCCTCCCGCTGCCCGCCGAGGACGACGCCGACCCGGCCGACGCCCTCGGCTACGCCTCGGTGCAGCTGTTCGCCGACCGCGCCGCCGCCGTCCGCCCCGGCTTCGCCGTTGACGCCGGCAGCGTCGCCGACGTCGTCGCGATCTGCCGCGCGCTCGACGGGATCCCGCTCGCGATCGAGCTGGCCGCCGCCCGGCTCCGCTCCCTCACCCCCGGCCAGGTCGCGGCCCGCCTCGGCGACCGGTTCCGGCTGCTGACCGGCGGCAGCCGCACCGCACTGCCCCGGCACCGGACCCTGCGCGCCGTCGTCGACTGGAGCTGGGACCTGCTGGACGAGACGGAGCGCGCCGTCCTGCGCCGCCTCGCGGTGTTCGCCGGCGGCGCCACGCCGGAAGCCGCCGTCCGCGTCTGCGGTCTCGACGCGCCGGACGCGCCCGACCCGCAGGACGTCATCGACGTGATCGCCGCGCTTATCGACAAGTCGCTGGTGATGGCCGACGGCGACACCGACGTCCGCTACCGGCTGCTGGAGACCGTCCGCGTCTACGCGGCGGAGCGGCTGGAGGAGGCCGGCGAGACCCGCCGCGTCCGCGACGCGCACGCCGCCTATCTGGTCGAGTTCGCCGAGCGCGCCGAGCCGGAGCTGCGCCGCCACGACCAGCTGGTCTGGTCCGCCCGCCTGGCCGCCGAACGCGAGAACATCACCGTCGTCTTCCGGCACGTCACCGAGGTCGGAGACGTCGAGGCCGCCCTGCGGCTCGTGGGCGCGCTGGTGTGGTTCTGGATCCTGCGCGACATGGAGCGGGAATCGGGCGGCTGGACGGTCGCCGTCCGCGACATGGCGGGCGGCGCCGCGCCCCCCGGCCTGGAGGAGCAGTACGCGATCAGCGTGGTCGCCGCCGCCATGGTCACCGAGATGACCAGGGAGTCGGGGCCCACGCAGGAGTCGCTGCGCCGGGCCATGAGCGACGCGGCGGCCGCGGTGCCCCCGGTGCCCATGCATCCCCTGCTCGCCCTCGCCGAGACGGGGGCCAGCATGTTCGGCGGGGACATGGCGGAGGTCCGGCGGAGCCTCGGCCGCATCCGCGACCACGCCGACCCGTGGGTGCGCGCCGTCGTCCGCGTCATCCTCGCGCACATGGGGATCAACCACGGCGAGATCGACGACGCCGCCGAGCAGGCCGCCGACGGCTACGCGCGGTTCCGCGAGCTGGGCGACCGGTTCGGAATGATCGTCGGGTTGAGCGGGATGATGCAGACCGCCATGGCGCGCGGCGACCTGGTGGAGGCCGTCCGCCTCGGTGAGGAGGCCCACGGCTACGCCACGGGCGGTGTCAGCCCCGAGCAGGGCTCCGCGCTGCTGGCCCAGCTCGCGTGGGCGCGCGCCCGGCAGGGTGAGATCGAGCGCGCCCGAGCCGACCTCGAACGCGCCATGGCGCAGTCCGAGCGCATCGGCGAGCTCGCCGACGCCGCGAACTCGTCCCTCATGCTGTGCGAGATAGCGCTGCTCGAAGGCGACCGCGAGGCCGCCCACGGCCATGCCGACCGCGCGTGCGCGTGGGTCGAGTCGCGTGGGCACCGCCCCGACTTCGCGCAGACCGCCCGCAGGACGTTCAGCCGCCTCGGCTGCCTGGCGGAGGAGGACGGCGACCTGGAGGCCGCGAAGCGCCGGCACGTCCAGGCGCTGGGCGACCTGCCGAACGACGCGCTCATGGGAAATCCGACCGTGGCGGCCCTCGTCGAGGGCGCCGCCGCCTACGCGGCCGCGCGCGGGGAGCACATCCGCGCCGCCGAGCTGCTGGGCACGGCGCACAACCTGCTCGGCTACCGCGACGCGGCGAACTACGAGGTCTGCAGGACGCTCCCGCTCGTCAGCGGCGTCCTCGGCGAGGAGGCGTTCGCCGCGGCGTACGAGCGTGGGCGCCTGGTCACCCGGGACGAGGTCTTCGAGCAGGCGGACGGGCTGGTCACCTCCATCTGA
- a CDS encoding DUF7218 family protein — protein MPRAQIKDEKKYQKLREKGESKEKAARIANASAAQGEKKVGRRGGKSPSYDEWTKDELLKRAREIGIEGRSSMNKPDLVKALRDH, from the coding sequence ATGCCTAGAGCACAGATCAAGGACGAGAAGAAGTACCAGAAGCTCCGCGAGAAGGGCGAGAGCAAGGAGAAGGCCGCGCGGATCGCGAACGCCTCCGCGGCCCAGGGAGAGAAGAAGGTCGGGCGCAGGGGCGGTAAGAGCCCGTCCTACGACGAGTGGACGAAGGACGAACTGCTCAAGCGCGCCCGCGAGATCGGCATCGAGGGCCGCTCCTCGATGAACAAGCCGGATCTGGTCAAGGCGCTGCGCGACCACTAG
- the nadD gene encoding nicotinate-nucleotide adenylyltransferase, which produces MTQKRRLGIMGGTFDPIHHGHLVAASEVAHFFSLDEVVFVPTGISAHKEGAKVVAAEDRYLMAVIATASNPRFSVSRIDIDRPGATYTVDTLRDMREIQGPDTDLFFITGADALEKMLTWHDTDELFELAHFIGVTRPGHRLADPGLPDGRVSLMEVPALSISSTECRERVGSGEPIWYLVPDGIVQYINKRGLYRGAA; this is translated from the coding sequence ATGACGCAAAAGCGGCGACTGGGGATCATGGGCGGCACGTTCGACCCGATCCACCACGGGCACCTCGTGGCCGCCAGCGAGGTCGCGCACTTCTTCTCCCTGGACGAGGTCGTGTTCGTGCCCACCGGCATCTCGGCCCACAAGGAGGGGGCCAAGGTCGTCGCCGCCGAGGACCGCTACCTCATGGCCGTCATCGCCACCGCGTCCAACCCGCGCTTCTCCGTCAGCCGCATCGACATCGACCGGCCCGGCGCCACCTACACCGTCGACACGCTCCGCGACATGCGCGAGATCCAGGGCCCCGACACCGACCTGTTCTTCATCACCGGCGCGGACGCGCTGGAGAAGATGCTCACCTGGCACGACACCGACGAACTGTTCGAACTTGCCCACTTCATCGGTGTCACCCGCCCCGGCCACCGGCTCGCCGACCCCGGGCTGCCCGACGGGCGCGTCTCCCTCATGGAGGTGCCCGCCCTGTCGATCTCCTCCACCGAGTGCCGCGAACGGGTCGGCAGCGGCGAACCCATCTGGTATCTCGTCCCGGACGGGATCGTCCAGTACATCAACAAGCGGGGCCTCTACCGCGGTGCCGCCTGA